A segment of the Polyangiaceae bacterium genome:
GCGGATATCCGCATCGCGGCGAAGGACACGCGCTTCGGTCAGATCGAGATCAACCGCGGTATTTTCCCGTTTGGCGGAGCGACGATGCGCTTGCCCCAAGTCGCGGGTTGGGGCAACGCGATGCGCTGGCTCCTCACCGGTGATGAGTTCGACGCGGAGGAAGCGCTGCGCATGGGTCTGGTGCAACAGATCACCGACACCGGGCAAGAGCTCGAGACCGCCCTGGAGGTGGCTGGCACGGTGGCGCGCCGCGCGCCCCTTGGCGTGCGAGCGACACTTGAATCCGCATGGCAAATGGAGGCGGAGGGCTTCGACGCCGCACGCCAGGGACTGCTGACCCAGGCTCGCAAGTTGATGCAAAGCGAAGACGCCGCAGAGGGCATGCGCTCCTTCGTGGAGCGCCGGGAAGCCGAGTTCAAGGGCCGCTAGCAGGTCAACCAAAGAGGGGGGAAGGGTGGCGAAGATTCGGCGACGCTGGTTCTTGCTCGGTGTCCCGGTGGCGCTCGGCGCTGGGCTCACTTGGACCTATGCCGGAGGCCGCCACGAAGCGGCCGGCACGCCTCAGGGCGCCGCGTTGCCCGCCTCGGCTATCTCCGCGCGGATCGAGAACCAGCGTAGCGCGCAGGATACGCAAGCCACCAAGCAGATCCTGTTCGGCGATCTCCACGTCCACAGCACGTTCTCCCCCGACGCGTTCATGATGACGCTGCCGTTCGTTGGGGGGGAGGGCGCACACCCACCCGCTGACGCGTGTGACTTCGCTCGCTACTGCTCTGGACTCGACTTCTTCAGCATCAATGACCACGCGGAGGGGATCACTCCAGCCCACTGGCAAGAGACGAAAGAAGCCATCCGCCAGTGCAATGCGTTGGCGGGCGACCCGGAGAACCCAGATTTGGTGGCGTTCGTCGGTTGGGAGTGGACCCAAGTCGGCCTCACCCCCGAAACCCACTACGGCCACAAGAACGTCATCTTCCG
Coding sequences within it:
- a CDS encoding crotonase/enoyl-CoA hydratase family protein translates to MTDSEPRVTREIRGSVLALGLNRADKLNAFDLRALRELAEAMTEYEADPNLRCAVLFGHGKSFTAGLDLAEVGPAVQNGQALFPDGLIDPLGLHGKRRTKPLVMAVRGWCLTIGIELLLAADIRIAAKDTRFGQIEINRGIFPFGGATMRLPQVAGWGNAMRWLLTGDEFDAEEALRMGLVQQITDTGQELETALEVAGTVARRAPLGVRATLESAWQMEAEGFDAARQGLLTQARKLMQSEDAAEGMRSFVERREAEFKGR